Sequence from the Nitrincola iocasae genome:
AGATATGGAACCAGTTTTCGTTGGTTGACATTTCCCGCATCACTTCTTTTCGGCTTAGTGCCCAGCCAGCGAAAAGTGCAATCAACAGACCGCCCAGTGGCATCATAATATTAGTAATGAACTCCAATACATCAAAAGGAGAACGTCCAAAGAGTTGGTGGCTGAAGCTATCTTCTGACCAGATATTGAAGCTGAATACAGTCAATAGCCCCAGCAGCCAGCAGAGAACAATCATAATGCCCACGGCAACCGGGCGACTCATACCAAAGCGTTCAACCAGGTAAGCCGCTACTGGCTCAACCAGTGAGATAGCAGAGGTTAGTGCAGCACCGATTACCAGAATGAAAAATACACCACCAATCAGCCAACCAGCAGGCAGTTCAGAAAAGGCAATTGGCAGGGTTACAAACATCAGCCCCGGACCCTGACTGGCTTCCAATCCACTGCCGAATACCAAAGAGAAGATAGCTATGCCCGCTAGCAACGCGATGGCGGTATCGACAAAAGCGATGGAGATGGCTGTGCGTGTCAGTGAGGCTTCACTGGACATGTAGGCCCCATAAGCCATGATGGCACCCATGCCAAGGCTCAGGGTAAAGAAGGACTGTCCCATAGCCTGTAGCCAGCCTTCCAGGCTCAAGTCACTGAGGTTAAAGGTGAACAGGAAGCGCATGGCTGCGCCTGCGTCACCGGCAATAATGCCATAGCCCAATACAATCATCAGAATGACGAACAAGGCTGGCATCATAAATCTCAGACCGCTTTCAATACCCTTGTGGATGCCCAGGCCAACGATCAGGCCAGACGCCAGGATAAACAGGGTATGGTAGATCAACAGTAAACCAGGTGATGCCAGCAATGCTCCAAATGACTGACTAATCGTGTCAGCATCGGCCCCCACCATGGAACCGGAAAACATCAAGCCAGCATAATGAATCGCCCAGCCGGCAATAACGGAGTAAAAGCTTAGGATAATGAAGGCGGCAAAAGCACCCATCCAGCCGATGGCTCGCCAGCCGCGACTGGTATTATGTGATTTGGTAAGATACTGCATGCCCATGATCGGGCTTTTACGGCTGGCGCGACCTAGCAGTGATTCGGCAATCAGAATGGGTATCCCTACCAGGGTGATGGTCAGTGCATAAATCAGAATAAAAGCACCGCCACCGTTTTCACCTGTCAGGTAGGGAAAGCGCCAGAGGTTTCCAAGGCCAACAGCAGAACCAACGGCTGCCAGCAGAAAGGTCCCTTTATGGGTCCAGATTTTAGGTGAACTCATAGATGTGAATTCCAGGGTTAATTAGATAAAAGAGTTAATTAGACTAAAGGCTAAATCTGGGCGCGAATTCTACAGGAAACTGACTGGCTAGTCAGGTGGTTGATACGCATCAATGTCAACTTTGCAGCAGAAAGGTAACCGGGCCGTCATTACACAGACTGACCTGCATCTCAGCGCCAAATTGACCCGTGGCTACCGGGCTGTGCATAGCTGTCGCCTGCTGAACAAAATAGTCATACAGTTGCTCGCCCCATGCCGGTGTCGCTCCTTGAGAAAAGCCAGGCCTAAGCCCCTTGCGAGTATCGGCGACCAGGGTGAACTGAGACACAATCATCAGGCCATGGCCGGTGTGCTTCAGGCTGAGATTCATCTTGCCATCCTGATCGGAAAAAATACGGTAGTTCAGTACTTTGTGTAGCAGCTTATCTGCATTTTCATGGCCGTCCTGTTTTTCCACGCCCAGTAGTAGCAGGATTCCCGGCCCGATCTCGCCGCTGCATTGGCCTGCTATATCAACTCTTGCCTGCGTAACACGCTGTATTAAGCCCTTCATGCTCAGGCCCTTTGGTTAGCGAAACGATCAGTTGCGCGAATCAAGTTGTCGGTAATACCCGGTTCAAAGGCTGAGTGGCCAGCGTCGCGGATTATATTCAATTCGGCATGGGGGAGTTTTTGGTAGAGGGCAAAGGCCTGCTCGATTGGGCAAACAACATCATAGCGGCCATGCACCAGGGTTATGGGGATATCCTGCAGTTTATGCGCCTCATTCAGAAGTTGTCCGGGACGCATAAAACAACCGTTAATAAAGTAATGGGCTTCTATGCGAGCCATAGCCAGAGCAACGTGGGGCTCACCAAAGTGTGTAGCAATATCGGCATTAGGATGCAGGGTGGAGCAACGTCCTTCCCAGATAGACCAGGCCTTGGCTGCCGCCATGCGGGCGATCTCATTATCAGCTGTGAGGCGCTGATAATAGGCTGTGAGCAGGTCACCCTGTTCTGCGACAGGAATAAGCTGCAGAAAATCGGCCCAGTAATCGGGAAAAATGGCACTGGCACCCTGTTGGTAAAACCAGTGGATATCCTGCTGGCGGCACAAGAATATACCGCGCAGAATCATGCCGCTTACCCGATCAGCATGCACCTGTGCATAAGCCAGGGCCAGGGTTGAGCCCCAGGACCCACCAAATAACAGCCATTGCTCAATGCCAAGGTGGGTGCGAATGGCTTCCATATCGTTAATCAGGTCAGTTGTAGTGTTATTGTCCAGGCAGGCATGAGGTGCTGAGCGCCCGCAACCGCGTTGATCAAACAGGATAATGCGGTAGTGGTTAGGGTTAAAAAAACAGCGGTGTGTCGGTGAGGTTGCGCCACCTGGTCCACCATGGATAAATACCACCGGAATGCCTTGCGGGTTGCCACTCTCTTCCACGTAAATCTGGTGGATCGTGTCCATATCGAGTCGATGTTCGGCGTAAGGGGCAATGTCAGGGTAGAGGGTGCGCATGCTCGACGGCTCCTGAGGGTACTTTCAAACAAAAAAAAGGCAGCCCGGAGGCTGCCCTTAGTTTAGCAAGCCTTACTTTTTATTGCGCTTACGTTCGTTCTCTTTCAAGAGTTTTTTGCGTATACGGATGCTGTTTGGTGTTACTTCTACCAATTCATCATCTTCAATAAAGTCGAGCGCTTGTTCCAGTGAAAATTTAACCGGTGGTGTGAGAACAATGTTTTCATCCGTACCTGACGCGCGCACGTTGGTCAGCTGCTTGCCTTTGGTGGGGTTGACCAC
This genomic interval carries:
- the dtd gene encoding D-aminoacyl-tRNA deacylase yields the protein MKGLIQRVTQARVDIAGQCSGEIGPGILLLLGVEKQDGHENADKLLHKVLNYRIFSDQDGKMNLSLKHTGHGLMIVSQFTLVADTRKGLRPGFSQGATPAWGEQLYDYFVQQATAMHSPVATGQFGAEMQVSLCNDGPVTFLLQS
- a CDS encoding sodium-dependent transporter, which translates into the protein MSSPKIWTHKGTFLLAAVGSAVGLGNLWRFPYLTGENGGGAFILIYALTITLVGIPILIAESLLGRASRKSPIMGMQYLTKSHNTSRGWRAIGWMGAFAAFIILSFYSVIAGWAIHYAGLMFSGSMVGADADTISQSFGALLASPGLLLIYHTLFILASGLIVGLGIHKGIESGLRFMMPALFVILMIVLGYGIIAGDAGAAMRFLFTFNLSDLSLEGWLQAMGQSFFTLSLGMGAIMAYGAYMSSEASLTRTAISIAFVDTAIALLAGIAIFSLVFGSGLEASQGPGLMFVTLPIAFSELPAGWLIGGVFFILVIGAALTSAISLVEPVAAYLVERFGMSRPVAVGIMIVLCWLLGLLTVFSFNIWSEDSFSHQLFGRSPFDVLEFITNIMMPLGGLLIALFAGWALSRKEVMREMSTNENWFHIWQFLVRFVAPTAVAFVFLRTIPQIDGYLVPALGSILLIAAFTAGRTFIQRR
- the pip gene encoding prolyl aminopeptidase; the encoded protein is MRTLYPDIAPYAEHRLDMDTIHQIYVEESGNPQGIPVVFIHGGPGGATSPTHRCFFNPNHYRIILFDQRGCGRSAPHACLDNNTTTDLINDMEAIRTHLGIEQWLLFGGSWGSTLALAYAQVHADRVSGMILRGIFLCRQQDIHWFYQQGASAIFPDYWADFLQLIPVAEQGDLLTAYYQRLTADNEIARMAAAKAWSIWEGRCSTLHPNADIATHFGEPHVALAMARIEAHYFINGCFMRPGQLLNEAHKLQDIPITLVHGRYDVVCPIEQAFALYQKLPHAELNIIRDAGHSAFEPGITDNLIRATDRFANQRA